A segment of the Panacibacter ginsenosidivorans genome:
TGTACAGCAACAATGAATCTGTAAAAATTACTTATGATGTAAAAGCAAAGGTCTCATTTGTGGGTAATATTTATCTTGATGAAACCCGCGGCTACATAACACCCGGTGGACTTTTCCTGTATCTTGACCAGGAGTTGCGCAACCCTGTGACAATACAAATAAAACCTTATAGCAAATGGACAAACTTTGTTGCAACCGGTCTTGATTCAATTCCAGGCAAGCAGAATACTTTTATTGCAGCAGACTTTGATGTTCTTTATGACAGTCCTTTCTTGATGGGAGAACTGGAGTCACTTCCTCCATTTACCGTAAATAATATTCCGCATTATTTTATTGGTTATAAGCTGGGAGATTTTGATCGCAACCAGTTTATGAGTGATCTTAAAAAGATCGTTGTAAGCGGCAGTAATATTATTGGAGATATTCCTTATACGCACTATACATTTTTAGCGATCGGTCCGGGCAGAGGTGGTATTGAACATTTGAATTCCACATCACTGAGTTTTAGTGGTGGTGAGGGTTTTGATTCACCGGATGCAAGAAAGCGTCTATACAGCTTTATTGCGCATGAATACTTTCATCATTACAATGTAAAACGCATACGGCCTATTGAACTGGGGCCTTTCGATTACTCAAAAGAAAACCGCACCAATATGCTTTGGGTATCAGAAGGGTTTACGGTGTATTATGAATATATGATACTAAGACGTGCCGGTCTTATGAATGATGATGATGTATTCAAAGCATTTCAATCAAATATCCAGGCTTATGAAAACAAACCGGGGCATTTATTTCAATCAGCAACACAAGCCAGCTACGACACATGGTCCGACGGGCCTTTTGGGAGAACGGGCGATGAAATAAACAAAACTATTTCTTACTACGATAAGGGCCCTGTGCTTGGATTGATGCTCGACTTTAGTATAAGGCATGCGACCAATAATAAAAAATCATTGGATGATGTAATGCGATTGCTTTACACAAAATATTATCAAACTAAGAAAAGAGGTTTTACAGAAAAGGAATTTCGGGATGAATGCGAAAAGATGGCCGGCACTTCTTTATCAGAAATGTTTGATTACGCATCAACTGTCAAGCCGCCAAATTATCCAAAGTATTTTGCATACGCAGGTCTTAATATAGATACTATGCCCAAAGCTTTATCCGGCCCATGGTGCGGCATAAAGCTGAAAGAAAAAAACGATACACTTACCGTAACAGAAGTAGATTGGAATTCACCTGCATGGAATAAAGATGTGCGTGCAAAAAATATTATACTTGCAGTAGATGGGAATAAGGTAAACCTTGAGCAGTTTAATAAAATTATGCAGTCGAAAAATATTGGTGATAACATTACACTTCTTGTTGCAAAAGGCAATGATAAAAAAGAAGTGACTATTACACTTGGGCAAAAGTTTGAAAAAAGTTTCACCATCACACCCATTACAAAACCTGATGCTTTGCAAACTGCTATTTATAAAAGCTGGACAGGTAAATAAATGATGCCACCTACTTGTTAATTAAGATTAAGAAGAGTTTTCAAGAGTCGCAAGTTCTTGCTGATTTTATGATCCAAAAATATAATGAAATATTCTTGCGATATTCATCCCTCCAAAACTATAACAATGAGCAAAAACAGGATGGAAGCTTTTAGTGACGGAGTCCTTGCAATTATCATTACTATTATGGTGTTGGAAATAAAAGTACCACATGGCACAGAATGGAATGATCTTATTCCGCTTATCCCTGTTTTTGTAAGTTATATGATCAGCTTTCTACTCGTTGGTATTTACTGGGGTAATCATCATCACCTGTTACATACTGTGAAAAATATTAATTCAGGTATACTATTATCAAACCTTCATTTACTATTTTGGCTGTCGCTGGTACCATTTGCAGCAGGATGGATGGGAGAAAATCATTTTGAGCCCAACAGTATCATTTTGTACGCCATCATACTTATTTTATGTGGCATCGCTTATGGGATTTTACAAAACAGTATTCTTAAAACACTCGATCAGCGAAGTAATATAGTTGTGGAGTTAAAAAAGCAAAATAAAAAAGTGATCATATCAGTTTTATTGGTGCTGGCAGCTATACCATTTGCATTTTTTTATCCTGCTGCTTCAGCAGCGCTGTTTTTTCTGCAATCAGCTATCTGGCTTATTCCGGATAAGAATATTGAAAAAGCATTGAAAGATTAAACAACCTTGTTTTGAGAAATGGATGTTACTATAAATAATTTAATTTTCTAACTTCAACTGCCTTTATATAATTATTGCCATTTGAAAACAGAAACTGTTCCTATATTAAGCCTTTTTGAAAAAGAAAAAAAGTTCTTCGATGACTCTGTTGAATGGAAACCGCGTTTTCCAACACTGCACCAACAGTTTCACATAAATAAGCTGGAAGATTTTATAGGCCATTTAAAATTTCCATTTGCACCACACAGGCAAACAGTCTCTGATTTTCTTTTTCTCAGCAAAGGAAAATCAACACGTAGCAAGGGTCTTGATAAATACGACTTTGGCGCTAATACTTTTTTCTTTTTACCAGCTTACCAGATCTCTACCCATGATCTTATGAGCCGCGATGTAAAAGGCTTTTATTGTCATTTCGACCTGGAAATATTTAACCGCAAATTTATTAAGCAGGATATTTTGCATGATTTTTCTTTTCTTGAATTTACAGGCAACCCACTTGTAACAATCGACGATGAAACAAAAGCTCATGTATTGAATATACTTACCAGGCTTGAGTTTGAATATAACAACAATTCAAAAGTTGATCTTGATATCATCAGTGTAAACCTGCTGGCTTTATTTCTTGAAGTAAGGCAGTTTGCCAAACAGGAAAAGATAACAGAGAATGCTGCTTTTAGAATCACCCAACAGTATAAGAGCAAACTCGCAAGATATATTTACGAAAAAAATTCTGTTACAGAATATGCAGGAATGCTTAACGTTTCGCCCAACCATTTGAATAAATGTGTAAAGGCTGCAACAGGAAAATCTGCACAGGATCTTTTAAGTGAAATGGTGATACTTGAAGCAAAAGTTTTATTAAAACAAAGCGCATTAACTGTAAATGAAATAGCCTGGAAAATTGGCAAAGAAGATGCCAGTGATTTTATACGTTTCTTCAAATCAAAAACCGGCTTTACTCCTACTGAATACAGGAAAATGGATTGATTGATTTCCGGTTTTAAATGTTGGGGTTCAGTTGACATACTTTGCACGACACAAAAATATATAATGAATTTTTTGTACCCGTCTATATTGCCGCTATGAAGCATCGTTGCGTCGCACCCTTGTACGGCTAAATCTTACTCAGCATATTTCTACATTTCTATTATTAAATAAAGTAATGAGGCGCATGCACAATACAGCAAAGCATTTCCGAAATTTTGAATTAATCATTTTTTCACTTCGCACCAATAAAAGATGCCCATTGATATACTGATGAAAGGATTGCGACGCAACAGACGATGCTATAAAAAAACATAAGCTGGTATCAAAAAAATCTAAACAACTTCCAGTCTTATCCCATCCGAAATCCGACATCTAAAATCCGAAATGGACAAATGGATTGATTTTGCATATCAATTGACTGTTATTGCCACCGTTTAAGCATTGCTGAAAAAATAGTTTTACGAAAGGTTTATAATTCTTTCCTGGAAATAAAAACCTAAGAAACAACAACGATAACCAGCTAAAATTGCTTGCTATGTCAGCTAAACAATTAAGGACAATTGTGTGCCTAACTGTTGTCTTATTACTCCTTTCATTTATTTCATTAAACACATTTGCACAGGGTGGAACTGTTTCAGGAAAAGTAACAGACAAAAAAGGAAATGCATTAGCCAATGCAACTGTAACACTTAAGGGAACAAAGAATTCAACTACTACCAATGAACAGGGCATTTTTTCTTTAACCAATGCTCCTGCAAGTGGCACATTAATTATTTCATATGTGGGGTATGCAAAGGACGAAATAAAATATACTGCAGGTAAAGCAGTGAATATTTCGCTTGAGGAAACTGTTGCAGAAGGCGATGATGTAATTGTAACAGGTGTGTTCGACAAAAGAAAAAAATTAGAATCATCCGTATCAATTTCTACTTTAAGTGCTAAACAAATGGCACAGCTTGCACCTACCAGTGCAGCAGACCTGCTGAGAAATATTCCTGGTATTTATGTAAACAATGCCCGTGGCGAAATTGCGAACACTGTTTATTCAAGAGGTATTTCTGCCAACTCAATTGATAATGCCTCGGGCTATTACTATGTATCTATGCAGGAAGATGGTTTGCCGGTAACCAATGTGAATTACAACACAGATAATTTTTTAAGAGCCGACATTACTACGGGTCGTTTGGAAGCCGTTCGTGGTGGAACCGCTTCCATTTTTGGTGCCAATGCACCTGGTGGAATTTTCAATTATATTTCGCAAACGGGAGGCAGCACTTTTGCAGGTGAAGCCCGTTTAAAATTTGGTTTGGAAGGCGATGGTAAAAATCCTTATTACAGGGCAGACCTAAATTTTGGCGGCCCACTTAGCAAGGATAAAACGTGGACCTATAATATCGGTGGGTTCTATCGTGTATCAAACGGTGCAAGATATCCGGGCTATCCAAGTAATAACGGAGGACAGATAAAAGCAAACATTTTAAAGGCATACAAATCAGGTTCATTAAAACTCTATGTAAAAATATTAGACGATAAAAATGCCCAGTCT
Coding sequences within it:
- a CDS encoding M61 family metallopeptidase; the protein is MQYTVSMEDAANQYYHVVLECKTKAATLDFKMCAWTPGYYQILDYAKAVENFDVTDAAGKPIKWEKPSADIWHVYSNNESVKITYDVKAKVSFVGNIYLDETRGYITPGGLFLYLDQELRNPVTIQIKPYSKWTNFVATGLDSIPGKQNTFIAADFDVLYDSPFLMGELESLPPFTVNNIPHYFIGYKLGDFDRNQFMSDLKKIVVSGSNIIGDIPYTHYTFLAIGPGRGGIEHLNSTSLSFSGGEGFDSPDARKRLYSFIAHEYFHHYNVKRIRPIELGPFDYSKENRTNMLWVSEGFTVYYEYMILRRAGLMNDDDVFKAFQSNIQAYENKPGHLFQSATQASYDTWSDGPFGRTGDEINKTISYYDKGPVLGLMLDFSIRHATNNKKSLDDVMRLLYTKYYQTKKRGFTEKEFRDECEKMAGTSLSEMFDYASTVKPPNYPKYFAYAGLNIDTMPKALSGPWCGIKLKEKNDTLTVTEVDWNSPAWNKDVRAKNIILAVDGNKVNLEQFNKIMQSKNIGDNITLLVAKGNDKKEVTITLGQKFEKSFTITPITKPDALQTAIYKSWTGK
- a CDS encoding TMEM175 family protein — protein: MSKNRMEAFSDGVLAIIITIMVLEIKVPHGTEWNDLIPLIPVFVSYMISFLLVGIYWGNHHHLLHTVKNINSGILLSNLHLLFWLSLVPFAAGWMGENHFEPNSIILYAIILILCGIAYGILQNSILKTLDQRSNIVVELKKQNKKVIISVLLVLAAIPFAFFYPAASAALFFLQSAIWLIPDKNIEKALKD
- a CDS encoding helix-turn-helix domain-containing protein, giving the protein MKTETVPILSLFEKEKKFFDDSVEWKPRFPTLHQQFHINKLEDFIGHLKFPFAPHRQTVSDFLFLSKGKSTRSKGLDKYDFGANTFFFLPAYQISTHDLMSRDVKGFYCHFDLEIFNRKFIKQDILHDFSFLEFTGNPLVTIDDETKAHVLNILTRLEFEYNNNSKVDLDIISVNLLALFLEVRQFAKQEKITENAAFRITQQYKSKLARYIYEKNSVTEYAGMLNVSPNHLNKCVKAATGKSAQDLLSEMVILEAKVLLKQSALTVNEIAWKIGKEDASDFIRFFKSKTGFTPTEYRKMD